GCAACTCCTCGACCTCCTCACCAAGCTTCTCGACAACTCCATCGATGTCTTTCCAGTCGAAGCCAACTCTAGCAGCGCGTCGCTGCACGGCCTGGCTGTAGGCCAGGGCAGGCATTCCCTTTGGCAGACCAGCGAGAAGAGGGGTCACCCCCCGTTCTTTCTGCTTCAAGGCCTCCCAACTTAAGATTACCTCCTGTGAATTGCTCACCTTGGCTTCTCCAAAGACATGAGGGTGGCGGTGTATAAGTTTAGTATTGATCCCCTGCAACACGTCTTTGATGCCGAATTTGCCTTGGTCGTCAGCAATCTGAGCATGGAGGGCTATTTGCATCAGCAGGTCACCCAGTTCCTCGCATAACTTCTTATCATCTCCCTCGTCCACAGCCTCCAGGACTTCGTAGCATTCTTCCAGGAGAGTGGGCTTCAAGGAAAGATGGGTTTGTTCTCGGTCCCATGGACAGCCGTCGGGCCCCCGTAGCCTGGCAATGATATCGATTAAGGCAGCAAAGCTGTCCCGTCTTCTTTTGTAAGACATGGGTTCACTTTTGGGGTCAGCCTTATTTGTTCTCGTCGAGGCAGGCAATCGAGGCGACCTCATAGCCCGGGTCCACTTTCATGAGACTTACCCCCTTGGTACTCCTGCTCAGGACGGGGATACTCTCTTTGGGCACACGAATGATGACTCCCCGCTCGGATATGAGCATAAGCTCTCCCGTCCGGGAAGTCAGTCTGGCAGCAACTACCTTGCCTATTTTATCACTGACTCTGTGAGCCAAGACTCCCTTGCCACCGCGCCGCTGCAATGGATAGGCGTCTACAAGGCTGAACTTACCGTATCCTTTGCTCGTTACGGTGAGGACATGGGCTCTAGGATAGGCGATTTCCATGCCTACTACCTTGTCATCCGGGTTGAGTCGTATACCACGCACTCCTTGGGTGCCCCTCGACATAGCTCTGAAGCTGCCCACAGGGAATCTAATCGACTTACCTTGTTCAGTCACCATGAGCACGTCCTCATTTTCCCCGGCTAATCTTGCAGATATTACTTCATCGCCG
The nucleotide sequence above comes from Chloroflexota bacterium. Encoded proteins:
- the mazG gene encoding nucleoside triphosphate pyrophosphohydrolase, which translates into the protein MSYKRRRDSFAALIDIIARLRGPDGCPWDREQTHLSLKPTLLEECYEVLEAVDEGDDKKLCEELGDLLMQIALHAQIADDQGKFGIKDVLQGINTKLIHRHPHVFGEAKVSNSQEVILSWEALKQKERGVTPLLAGLPKGMPALAYSQAVQRRAARVGFDWKDIDGVVEKLGEEVEELRQSANHEERAREFGDVLFALTNVARWLDVESEEALRMANERFCQRFGYMEKHCLERGIVLSSLSLDQQNELWEDAKKAISS